A window of the Roseburia sp. 831b genome harbors these coding sequences:
- a CDS encoding helix-turn-helix domain-containing protein, whose amino-acid sequence MIIYKDILKKLSKSGYNTTRLRREKILPESVITRIRHNESISIDSLNTICKLTKLPVKDLIVYKEDATMKKFELIKKTVEISYKNRKEIQPGCAEADTDPELLQSFDSLKDAKAALKKYKTDIKKMSGYYLVTEYSVEENEYDEDGEFVSGTDIWCYSEMDRSDIEK is encoded by the coding sequence ATGATTATTTACAAAGATATTTTGAAAAAACTCTCAAAATCCGGATATAATACAACTCGGTTAAGACGTGAAAAAATCCTCCCAGAATCAGTAATCACGAGGATTAGACACAATGAATCAATTTCAATTGATTCTCTAAACACAATTTGTAAACTCACAAAACTGCCAGTAAAGGATTTGATTGTATATAAGGAGGATGCCACAATGAAAAAATTTGAACTTATAAAGAAAACAGTAGAAATTTCATATAAAAATAGAAAAGAGATTCAACCAGGGTGCGCCGAGGCTGACACTGATCCGGAGCTTCTCCAATCATTCGACAGTTTAAAAGATGCTAAGGCAGCATTAAAAAAATACAAAACAGATATTAAAAAAATGAGCGGATATTATCTCGTGACAGAGTACTCTGTCGAAGAAAATGAGTATGACGAAGATGGTGAATTTGTATCAGGTACAGACATTTGGTGCTATTCGGAAATGGATAGAAGTGATATAGAGAAATAG
- a CDS encoding manganese catalase family protein, whose translation MFIQEKASELTSFFLYYLLLQLGGPDGEMGASMRYLSQRYSMSNRKVAGLLTDIATEELGHLEMVATIVRQLTKGLSAEELEAAGFAPYYVDHTAGIWPQAAGGVPFNACEFQSKGDSITDLFEDMAAEQKARTTYDNILRLVKDPEVCDPIRFLRAREVVHFQRFGEGLRMVQDDLDSRNYYVCNPDFDSPCFNCK comes from the coding sequence ATGTTTATACAAGAAAAGGCTAGTGAACTTACTAGCTTTTTCTTGTATTATCTGTTACTGCAATTAGGTGGTCCAGATGGAGAAATGGGTGCGTCTATGCGTTACCTGTCGCAGCGGTATAGTATGTCGAACCGGAAAGTGGCAGGGTTGTTGACGGATATTGCCACCGAAGAACTCGGCCACCTCGAAATGGTCGCCACCATCGTACGACAGCTTACCAAGGGTCTTAGCGCGGAAGAGTTAGAGGCAGCCGGATTTGCCCCTTATTATGTGGACCATACGGCTGGCATCTGGCCACAGGCAGCAGGCGGTGTTCCGTTTAATGCATGCGAGTTCCAGTCAAAAGGCGATTCGATTACGGATTTGTTCGAGGATATGGCAGCAGAGCAGAAAGCGAGAACTACCTATGACAATATTTTGCGTCTGGTAAAAGATCCGGAGGTTTGTGACCCGATTCGTTTCTTGCGGGCACGTGAGGTGGTTCATTTTCAGCGTTTTGGTGAAGGACTTCGCATGGTTCAGGATGATTTGGACAGCAGAAACTATTATGTCTGCAATCCTGACTTTGACAGCCCGTGTTTTAACTGCAAATAG